Proteins encoded in a region of the Verrucomicrobiota bacterium genome:
- a CDS encoding metal ABC transporter ATP-binding protein, which translates to MGEAIPFGDHGGRGAGSHGLHEHELVVRELCLSYQQIPAFREVEFRTRCGQCLGLLGPNGAGKSSLLKAIAGLVPPEGGEIIWRGQAMRKSIHEIAYLPQREEVDWNFPVTVRGVVEMGRYPQVSWWRRFRQRDEEVVDRALEAMALQDLAKRQVSELSGGQQQRVFLARALAQESHVLLLDEPFTGLDRPAQESLSRLLRQLASEGRLVIASHHDLGTVEKIFDEVLLLRCQQVAFGPTESTFHEENLNRTYGSVLSALATR; encoded by the coding sequence ATGGGAGAGGCCATTCCGTTTGGCGACCACGGGGGAAGGGGTGCTGGGTCCCATGGCCTGCATGAGCATGAGCTAGTGGTGAGAGAGCTCTGCTTGAGTTACCAGCAGATTCCGGCCTTTCGAGAGGTGGAGTTCCGCACGCGGTGTGGCCAGTGCCTGGGCTTGTTGGGGCCGAATGGTGCTGGGAAGAGTTCTTTGCTGAAGGCGATCGCTGGGTTGGTGCCACCCGAGGGTGGGGAAATCATTTGGCGGGGCCAGGCGATGCGCAAGAGCATCCACGAGATCGCCTACCTTCCGCAACGGGAGGAGGTGGATTGGAATTTTCCGGTCACGGTGCGCGGGGTGGTGGAGATGGGGCGTTACCCGCAGGTGAGTTGGTGGCGTCGCTTCCGTCAGCGGGACGAGGAGGTGGTCGACCGAGCGCTCGAGGCGATGGCCTTGCAAGACTTGGCCAAGCGCCAGGTGAGTGAACTTTCCGGCGGGCAGCAGCAGCGGGTCTTTCTGGCGCGGGCGCTGGCGCAGGAGAGCCATGTGCTTCTCCTGGATGAGCCCTTCACCGGCTTGGACCGCCCGGCGCAGGAGAGTCTTTCTAGGCTGCTGCGTCAGTTGGCGAGTGAGGGTCGGCTGGTGATTGCTTCTCATCACGATCTGGGAACGGTCGAAAAGATTTTCGACGAGGTTCTTTTGCTGCGTTGCCAGCAGGTGGCCTTCGGGCCGACCGAGTCGACTTTTCACGAAGAGAATCTCAACCGGACCTATGGGAGCGTGCTTTCCGCGCTCGCGACTCGCTGA